The following coding sequences lie in one Apium graveolens cultivar Ventura chromosome 1, ASM990537v1, whole genome shotgun sequence genomic window:
- the LOC141667960 gene encoding histone H4 translates to MSGRGKGGKGLGKGGAKRHRKVLRDNIQGITKPAIRRLARRGGVKRISGLIYEETRGVLKIFLENVIRDAVTYTEHARRKTVTAMDVVYALKRQGRTLYGFGG, encoded by the coding sequence ATGTCAGGGCGTGGCAAGGGAGGCAAGGGATTGGGCAAAGGCGGAGCCAAGAGGCATCGCAAAGTCCTCCGGGACAACATCCAGGGCATTACTAAGCCTGCTATTCGAAGACTTGCTAGAAGAGGCGGCGTTAAGAGGATTTCAGGTCTTATTTACGAGGAGACTCGTGGAGTGCTTAAGATATTCTTGGAGAATGTTATTCGTGATGCAGTTACTTACACCGAGCACGCTAGGAGGAAGACTGTCACTGCTATGGATGTTGTCTATGCTCTCAAGAGGCAGGGCAGGACTCTTTACGGTTTCGGGGGTTAA
- the LOC141667954 gene encoding THO complex subunit 4A-like, which translates to MSALDQTLDDIIKSNKKSGGGGGRGRGWSFGPGPARRSNNRSSNRAAPYSSSKAPNSAWKHDMFGSDQAVANQGYGGGNRGSSIETGTKLYISNLDYGVSQEDIKELFSEIGDLKRCVVHYDRSGRSKGTAEVVFSRRQDALSAVTKYNNVQLDGKPMKVEIVGTNIVTPGAGPPTANGNGSNFNGVPRSGQGRGGFGRSRGGSRGRGFGRGRGSGRGRGEKLSQDDLDADLEKYHAESMQIN; encoded by the exons ATGTCTGCTCTAGACCAAACTCTCGACGACATCATTAAAAGCAACAAGAAGTCCGGCGGCGGCGGCGGTCGGGGCAGAGGCTGGTCTTTTGGTCCCGGTCCAGCTCGCCGGTCCAATAATCGCTCTTCCAATCGAGCTGCTCCTTACTCCTCTTCTAAG GCACCAAATTCGGCGTGGAAGCATGACATGTTTGGTTCGGATCAGGCGGTGGCGAATCAGGGATATGGAGGTGGGAACCGAGGGTCGTCTATTGAAACCGGGACGAAGCTGTATATATCCAATCTTGATTACGGGGTTTCTCAAGAGGATATCAAG GAGCTCTTTTCAGAGATTGGTGATTTGAAACGATGTGTTGTACATTATGATCGAAGTGGAAGATCAAAG GGAACAGCCGAAGTCGTCTTCTCACGTCGTCAAGATGCATTATCAGCTGTCACCAAGTACAACAATGTCCAGCTTGATGGGAAGCCAATGAAAGTAGAAATTGTTGGAACAAATATAGTGACTCCTGGAGCTGGGCCACCAACTGCAAATGGCAATGGCTCAAACTTTAATGGAGTTCCTAGAAG TGGACAAGGAAGGGGCGGATTTGGAAGGTCGCGCGGTGGTAGTCGAGGTCGTGGATTTGGAAGGGGACGTGGAAGTGGTAGAGGACGCGGGGAGAAGTTATCTCAAGATGATCTTGACGCTGATTTAGAAAAGTATCATGCAGAGTCGATGCAGATAAACTGA